One Desmodus rotundus isolate HL8 chromosome 10, HLdesRot8A.1, whole genome shotgun sequence genomic window, GCATGGGGTTTGGGCGTCAAAGGCAAGTGGTGGAATCTGAGGTAGATGGAGGGGTCTGGCTtgaggaggcctgggcaggggagcTGCTCAGGGAAGGGACTCACCTGGTAGGCCACCGCCCTGCAGGCATCACAGCGAAGGTGAGCAGGCATGTGAGCTGAGTACTTCTCCTCATCATCCAGCTGTGGGGCCGTGGCCGTGAGTGGAGCACTGTCCCCGAGGCCCCCTGGGATAGCCCAGGCCCCCAGTAGCAGCAGTAGCAGTGGCAGTAACAGCCTCATGGTTCGTGGAGCCGGCTCAGTGAGCGCGGGCTGTGGTCAGGACGCAGGTGTACGTGTGTGTGCGGTGGGGGCCTCCCCAGAGCGCCTGGCCCAGACCAATGGGGAAACGACACCTcacccctccctttttctccctccccccacccccggggacaCCCCATGTGCACCTCCTCTAGTGGGTCACTGGCACCAGCCAACTTagctccatttcacaggtgggggACAATGAGGCAAGGAGAGTGGCTAGGCCTGGGCAAGACACATGGGGCTGATACTTCCCAAGTCCTGGGATCTGGccctgtggcaggcactgtgctgagcacctTCCAGAAGGAGGTGGTTGGTTACTGTAATATTGATTCTACCACAGGGACATGAAGGCTCGGAGAGAAGTGACAAATCCAAGGCCACACATCTAGAGGGGCCATGCTGAAATTGGAGCCCAGACCCGAATGACCCCAAGGCCCACTGGCCACTCAGCCATCAGGAGGAACGATGCCACAGGCATGGCTGCCAGCCTAGGGGTCCCTGCCTGGGAGGCAAACTCACTGAGGCAGGGACACCACAGTGTATGACAGACACACACGATCTCCTCCCCTGAGCCCTGgtgtcccctccacccaggcaCCAAAGGGCATGTGGGGGTGTTAAAGGGCCACAACAGGAAATCAGACACCTTACACCAGTTGCTCCAGCCCTCAGAGCTCATTAGGTCAGAGATTTATTGCTCACCAGGATGAGGTGATGGGCCCAAGGCCCTCCATGTTATGGAAACAGCATCTCCATCCATGAAAAGATGTCCAGCTTTTTCTGGCTCatagggcagggggcagggactcCCAGGGCCCCTGGTCTCTCAAGGGCATGAAACTTAATGTAGGCATCCATCTCCGCCCCGAATACTGCTTCTAATGGGCACTCTTCTTCCCCAAACTCATCACGTCACATACCTGCGCAGCAAGGCCCAGGCACTTCAAGCTcagaactacacacacacactcacacagagcaCCTTCCACTCACTCCATGCatcttcccctgccctcctcagAGGCTCCTGGAATCTCAGGGCAGCTGCAACACATGCTAAGGGCCCCGTCCCTTACTATGCTGTGAGCAGCCTGCAGAGCCAGTGCCTCTCAGCAGGGTTGTCACCTCTGTGCTGGGGGAGTGGAGCCAGCTGAGGGCTCTAAGTCTGGCCAGCCCCACACAGAGGCATCCCTTCTACCGTCAGCCCTATTCCACTCTCTGCTCCACCCAGAGGGCTCAGGAGGCGCCTCTGGAACAACAGTTCAACCATTTTCCTGCTTGTAAGTCCTTCCTGATGACTCACTTCATCTGCTCCCAACCCAGGATGGGAATGGCTGAAGCCCCCATCCCTGGCCCCAGGATGAGCCAGCTCAGCTCTGAGGGCTTAGAGAAGCCAAGTCAGAAGCGGGGGTTGACGGGGGAATAAAGGGTGGGGCTCCCAGCTAGGGGCTACAGCCACTTTCCCACTTACCTCCCAGTACCGCATAGAACCTCCTATTTACTTCCCTGCTCCACCTCCACCTGCTGTCTCCACAGCTCCCTTTCTCAGACACAGCCTGGCCTGGCTGCACCAGCCACTCCCTGCCACAGCCTCCCAGGCCAAGGCTTAGATTCTCTTCCAAAGCCTAACAGATTGATGGCCAGAgtccttctccctccaccccgcTGGTGTTCACTAGCCTGCTCCACTTCCGCTGGGCCCGCCTTCAGGGAGGAACTGCTACCTCTGCAGGCAGCCCCGGCCCTGCTGCTCCCAATGCCTGCTGTTCCTAGGGAACACCAACACCCCCTCAGCCTGGCTCCTGGGGACAGGTCCCAagactcctctctttctcacacacacacacacacacacacacacacacactctgggaATGCTTGGGAAAGGGGTACACAATGCTGTTGTGGAAGCAAGGCAGTCACTTCCTGAGCTCCAGCTCCATCAGCTCCGTGGGCTCAGTCACACTCTCTGAAGGTAACTTCTGGTCTGAGGACTAGAGGAGATGGGcaaaaaaggagacagaagacGGGCAGGGGACTGGATGCCTGAACCTTTCAAGGCCATCAACAGGCCTCAACTCCATGGGGATCAGGCCCTGGGGGCGTCACACAGGAAACAAGGAACCCTTACCGGGCTGGGCAGGACCCGGACCCAAGCTGGTGGGAGGAGCACAGAGGAACAGAgcgggtgctgggctgggggtcccACTCACAGGCAGGTAGTACGTCCCGTCCAGGGACCCCGCCTCCGAAGCCCAGGATAGCTGGCTGCCGCTGAAGGGTGGCGGGCCCGGGGATGGCGGCAGTGAGAGGCCAGGGATAGGCCCATAGGCAGGCGGGTAGAGGCTGGGGTTTAGGGCCAGCGGGGTGTAGATGCGTCGGGGTAGCCCCGGGGGCGAGGGTGGCAGAAGCACCTCCACGTACTGCCCGCTCTCAGGGTCAAAGAGCAGCCGTAGCCGAGGCTGCCGCGGCGCTTCCACGAAGTAGTAGCGGCCACTCTCGGGGTCCACTAGGACTTTCCCCGTGCGCGCGGCCCCAGGTGGCCTGCGTGACCCCTGGGAGGGGCCTTCAGCGGACCGGTCAGTCGGAGGAGCAGAGGCTGCGCGGGGCTGGGGCGGAGCCGTTATGCCAGCCAATGCCTGGGGCTCCCGCAGGACAGGCACCTGGGTCGCAGTCGCAGGCTCGGGTGCCGCAGGGGGAGTCTCCAATTTGGGTGCTCTCCCAGGGCTCGAGCTAGGGTGCACCTGAGGGGAGCTGGGGCGGGGTGCTCCAGATGGTTGGACCCCTGCTGGCCCTATGGACGACTGTTGGGGTAAGGTGCGAGCTCCAGCTAGGGGGCTGGTCGTACCCTCACCATTCGGGACAAGGCGCTGGACCTCGGTAACCGGGTTTTCCCCTCCAGAACAGCGCACCAGGACTGCCCTGGTTTCCTCTGGCCGGCGGCCCAATGCCAGGGCACCAGGCAGGCGGATCTCAGTGCGCGCAAAGGGTTTCGCCGTGCTGTTCTCTGCCCTCCGCCACAGGACCCCGTTGGGCTGAGAAGCGTCCCGGGGGGCTGTGTTGAGGGATGGCTCTGGGGACTCGTAGGGGTGCGATACCACCGGCAGAAAGTCCTTGAGATAAACGGAAGTGTAGTgagccggggcgggggtccccgGCACCTGGAGCTCTTGCGTCTTGGATGCACCACCCTCTTCCCGGCGGGAATCCGCTGGAGGTGTAGGCAGCCCCGCGCCTGGGACTCCCGTCGGAAAGCTCGGCGCGTAGGTGGTTTTCACCATCTTGCGCACGTCGCGGGGCCGTGGAATAGCCACGCGCGGGCGTTCCAGAGCCGCTTCTCCAGGGCCCAAGGCTTCCGGGCGCGCATCCGAATCCACGGTACCCACGAGGCGACTGAAGGGCGGGTCGGGTGCAGCCACCTCTGGCGACCACTGACTGCCTCGGGAGGCAAGATCCGGCATCTCCCGCGTGGAAGGACTCTGAGCCTCTGTTAGCTCTGGAGTCCCGGGTGAGGATGGCGTAGGCGGCGCCAGCTCCCCCTGGACTACGCCGTTCACGGGTTCCCGCGTAGAGACTATCGATGAACCCTGCATTGTGGGATCCCACATCTCTTGGGATGATGGGCTCCACGTCCCAACAGGACGATCTGGAGCCTCCCCTGAGATCGAGGCCGGCGGGGATGGGCTCCTACTCCTCTCTACTGTAGCTCCGATTATGGGATGTGGAACCTCCCACTGTGAAGG contains:
- the PROB1 gene encoding proline-rich basic protein 1, producing MLIALAPPALPGLTGQLPSAPAQRQDSSGSSGSYHTAPGSPEPPDVGPDSEGKANWPRVAPALGAGAQPRLSVSAQNSLQQLRPGSGFPRGPGSGPRPPQPQLRVLPSGEMEVIFGAGALFSPSDSADGEVQRITARAFRSLSPPGPTAPAPSAPQPQPPDGGSRWATYLELRPRGPGPATPAQFECVEVSLEERAAPARPRTVPKRQIELRPRPRSPPREACVPRPRLLLRTGSLDESLGRLQAAAGIVQAALARKLNPATPAPSSATFGPTDRPEPETRKTDSSTRMVQEDGRSRPPRMQYNSAPARAPRPWPSLRERAIRRDKPAPGTEPLGPVSSSIFLQSVEKTQETQNQEPKTRFPGETPDRTILRPQSPPFESRDPWEVPSKTVRPRSPSSLRQAPNGAVRGSHCLAPQNLSPWDRAIRKVSSPSFPEAHSAWENQDPTVEETVSRKSSSPLTLSPWNPAVGRAGSPSPEVPSQWEVPHPIIGATVERSRSPSPPASISGEAPDRPVGTWSPSSQEMWDPTMQGSSIVSTREPVNGVVQGELAPPTPSSPGTPELTEAQSPSTREMPDLASRGSQWSPEVAAPDPPFSRLVGTVDSDARPEALGPGEAALERPRVAIPRPRDVRKMVKTTYAPSFPTGVPGAGLPTPPADSRREEGGASKTQELQVPGTPAPAHYTSVYLKDFLPVVSHPYESPEPSLNTAPRDASQPNGVLWRRAENSTAKPFARTEIRLPGALALGRRPEETRAVLVRCSGGENPVTEVQRLVPNGEGTTSPLAGARTLPQQSSIGPAGVQPSGAPRPSSPQVHPSSSPGRAPKLETPPAAPEPATATQVPVLREPQALAGITAPPQPRAASAPPTDRSAEGPSQGSRRPPGAARTGKVLVDPESGRYYFVEAPRQPRLRLLFDPESGQYVEVLLPPSPPGLPRRIYTPLALNPSLYPPAYGPIPGLSLPPSPGPPPFSGSQLSWASEAGSLDGTYYLPVSGTPSPAPALFLCAPPTSLGPGPAQPGKGSLFPV